One segment of Nostoc flagelliforme CCNUN1 DNA contains the following:
- a CDS encoding WGR domain-containing protein: MEIYLVFVDAIQNSNKFWAAIVEDGNLTVQWGRVGYQAQTKVHTLGNHQRAVSKFNNLVAEKMMKGYRRSQSQIDSNCEVSEIHRAIELLEIIRPYVEQRNFSVAYINALNQYLKIVTTPLGMQIEPYRVYRSVEDVDYQMGLLNSLLATPAPIAAAVAVGHDPEATTEPKVVSLKTISKNFWRHL; the protein is encoded by the coding sequence ATGGAAATCTATTTAGTCTTTGTTGACGCAATTCAAAACAGCAATAAATTCTGGGCGGCCATTGTCGAAGATGGGAATTTGACAGTCCAGTGGGGGCGAGTTGGTTATCAAGCACAAACTAAAGTCCATACATTAGGTAATCATCAAAGAGCCGTTAGCAAATTCAACAATCTGGTAGCCGAAAAGATGATGAAAGGCTATAGAAGAAGTCAGTCACAAATCGACAGTAATTGTGAAGTTTCTGAAATCCACAGAGCGATTGAATTACTAGAGATTATTCGTCCTTATGTAGAGCAGAGAAATTTTTCAGTTGCTTATATTAATGCCCTAAATCAATATCTAAAGATTGTGACAACACCTTTAGGTATGCAAATCGAACCATACAGGGTATATCGCTCAGTAGAAGATGTTGATTATCAAATGGGATTACTCAATTCTCTGTTAGCGACACCTGCACCAATTGCTGCTGCGGTGGCTGTTGGTCATGACCCTGAAGCAACAACAGAACCCAAGGTAGTCAGTCTCAAGACTATCAGTAAGAACTTCTGGCGACATTTGTAA
- a CDS encoding peptidase domain-containing ABC transporter — translation MIESTTTIQEFLASIYPFNQLSITSVEKIAEKLEPLRYRMGQAILVRETLPARVAILYLGQARLLGYASGANAPDTLELLKPGSIIGWTSLLRGVPGETAIASVETLCLTLKASDFLSLLEHEPAIANAFGNYCSLIEVFDLLGAEFERRGKIPDNLKELATAAAKQATILNLPPGKTPLQQLDPNLLWLVSSKGSNYVVGDRLNPAEAQAYITGSVRLIGFTDPTLSLTPELPDSLISDSDTGIWSNAPFAPLSPEQGEEIERSQIKYPHISGRGPVDGTLACFQMLAQHLRMPFRRDVLRRALVSNFQRTGSISIQLCGALAELMGLTSQLVNVPGVAISKLPTPVLIPWQDSYAILYKATEKELVLGIPEQGIVRKKPADFAETWGEEGQVLLLQPTKETPQKRFGLSWFLPAIKKHRTVLIEVFIASLFVQLLGLANPLITQVIIDKVIIQNGINTLNVLGFLLIAMAVVEGIITWLRTNLFVDTTNRIDLSLGSEVIDHLLRLPLRYFEKRPVGEISSRINELENIRSFLTGTALTVVLDAIFSVIYIVVMIFYSWLLTIVALATVPLFALLTFIFAPIIRSQTRTKAERNAETQSYLVEVVSGIQTVKAQNIELNSRWQWQSRYGQYISASFENVLTSNTASSLSNFLNKLSSLLLLWVGAYLVLQQKLTLGQLIAFRIIAGYVTSPLLRLIQLWQNFQETALSLERLADILDTPQETEIAGRNNIPMPAIVGTVQYESVTFSFAKSPNPQLNNVHLDIEAGMFVGVVGQSGAGKSTLTKLLPRLYELNSGRIKIDGYDINKVELYSLRQQIGMVLQDTLLFDTTVQENIALTMPDATPSEIVEAAKIACAHDFIMNLPNGYETRVGERGSALSGGQRQRIAIARTVLQNPPLLILDEATSALDYATERQVCLNLAQVFKGRTVFFITHRLGTIQNADVILMMSQGRIAEQGTHSELMDLTGLYYCLYQQQEAQV, via the coding sequence ATGATAGAAAGCACCACCACAATTCAAGAATTCCTCGCCAGCATCTACCCATTTAATCAGCTTTCGATTACCAGCGTTGAAAAGATTGCAGAAAAACTTGAACCTTTGCGCTACCGTATGGGGCAAGCTATCCTTGTGCGAGAAACCCTTCCTGCTAGAGTAGCCATTTTATACCTTGGTCAAGCTCGTTTACTAGGATATGCCTCTGGAGCGAACGCCCCGGATACCCTAGAATTACTCAAACCAGGGTCAATCATTGGCTGGACAAGTTTGCTACGTGGTGTACCCGGTGAAACAGCGATCGCGTCAGTTGAAACTCTTTGCCTAACGCTCAAAGCCTCGGATTTCTTAAGTCTACTAGAACATGAACCAGCAATAGCCAATGCCTTTGGTAACTATTGTAGTTTAATTGAAGTTTTTGACTTGTTGGGTGCAGAATTTGAGCGTCGGGGTAAAATTCCAGACAATCTCAAAGAACTCGCTACTGCTGCTGCAAAACAAGCTACTATCCTTAACTTGCCTCCAGGCAAAACACCACTTCAACAGCTAGACCCTAACTTGCTGTGGTTAGTTAGTAGTAAAGGGTCTAACTATGTAGTGGGCGATCGCCTAAATCCTGCTGAAGCGCAAGCCTATATCACAGGGTCAGTTCGCTTAATTGGTTTTACTGACCCCACTCTCTCACTTACTCCCGAACTACCGGACTCTCTGATCTCTGACTCCGACACTGGAATTTGGTCAAACGCGCCATTTGCCCCCCTAAGCCCAGAACAAGGAGAAGAAATTGAGCGATCGCAAATCAAATACCCGCACATATCGGGTCGTGGCCCTGTAGATGGAACTCTTGCTTGTTTCCAAATGCTAGCGCAACACTTAAGAATGCCGTTTCGCCGCGATGTCCTGCGCCGTGCGTTAGTTAGTAACTTTCAGCGTACAGGCAGTATTTCCATTCAATTATGTGGTGCTTTGGCAGAATTGATGGGATTAACCTCACAACTGGTGAATGTTCCCGGCGTCGCTATCTCTAAACTACCCACACCAGTTTTGATTCCCTGGCAAGATAGTTATGCAATTCTTTACAAAGCCACTGAAAAAGAACTAGTTCTTGGCATTCCAGAACAAGGCATTGTCCGTAAAAAGCCAGCCGATTTTGCTGAAACTTGGGGGGAAGAGGGGCAAGTACTTCTGCTGCAACCCACTAAAGAAACTCCTCAAAAGCGATTTGGTTTATCCTGGTTTCTCCCCGCCATCAAAAAGCATCGTACTGTTTTAATTGAAGTATTTATTGCTTCATTATTTGTACAACTATTGGGGCTAGCAAATCCCTTAATTACCCAAGTAATTATTGATAAAGTTATCATTCAAAACGGAATTAATACTCTCAACGTTCTGGGCTTTCTGCTCATAGCAATGGCTGTAGTCGAGGGAATTATTACTTGGCTACGTACCAACTTGTTTGTAGATACCACCAATCGGATCGATTTAAGTTTGGGTTCGGAAGTAATCGATCACCTATTACGCTTACCACTACGTTATTTTGAGAAGCGCCCTGTTGGGGAAATATCCAGCCGGATCAACGAATTAGAAAACATTCGCTCTTTCCTCACTGGTACTGCCCTGACTGTTGTTTTAGATGCTATCTTCTCTGTTATTTATATTGTAGTAATGATTTTTTATAGCTGGCTGTTAACTATAGTAGCGCTGGCAACAGTACCGCTCTTTGCTTTATTAACCTTTATCTTTGCACCTATTATTCGCAGCCAAACTAGAACTAAAGCTGAACGCAATGCCGAAACTCAATCCTATTTAGTTGAAGTAGTATCCGGGATTCAAACAGTCAAAGCCCAAAATATCGAACTCAATTCTCGTTGGCAATGGCAATCTCGCTATGGTCAATATATTAGTGCTAGCTTTGAAAATGTTCTGACTTCTAACACTGCTAGTTCTTTATCTAACTTTTTGAATAAACTTTCCAGCTTACTTCTACTTTGGGTAGGTGCATATTTAGTATTGCAGCAAAAACTAACTTTGGGACAGTTAATTGCTTTCCGTATTATCGCAGGTTATGTCACAAGTCCTTTGTTAAGGTTAATTCAACTTTGGCAGAACTTCCAAGAAACTGCTTTATCTCTAGAACGCTTGGCTGATATTCTCGATACTCCCCAAGAAACAGAAATTGCTGGGCGTAATAACATCCCGATGCCAGCAATTGTTGGCACAGTTCAATATGAAAGTGTTACTTTCAGCTTTGCTAAAAGCCCCAATCCGCAACTTAATAATGTTCACCTTGATATCGAAGCTGGTATGTTTGTTGGAGTTGTGGGTCAAAGTGGTGCTGGTAAAAGTACATTAACCAAACTTTTGCCCCGTCTCTACGAACTAAACTCCGGTCGAATCAAAATTGATGGCTATGACATTAATAAGGTAGAACTCTACTCCCTGCGTCAACAAATTGGCATGGTGTTACAAGACACTCTGTTATTCGATACCACGGTACAAGAAAATATTGCTTTGACCATGCCTGATGCCACACCATCCGAGATTGTGGAGGCTGCTAAGATTGCCTGTGCCCACGATTTTATTATGAATTTGCCCAATGGCTACGAAACCCGTGTTGGAGAGAGGGGTTCAGCTTTATCGGGGGGACAAAGACAACGAATTGCGATCGCTCGGACTGTACTACAAAACCCACCACTGTTGATCCTGGATGAAGCTACCAGCGCACTCGACTATGCTACTGAACGTCAGGTGTGCTTGAATCTAGCCCAAGTATTTAAGGGAAGGACAGTATTTTTTATTACCCACAGGCTAGGAACAATTCAAAATGCCGATGTGATTTTAATGATGAGTCAGGGAAGGATTGCTGAACAAGGTACTCATTCAGAACTCATGGATTTAACAGGGCTTTACTATTGCTTATACCAACAACAGGAGGCTCAAGTTTGA
- a CDS encoding DUF2997 domain-containing protein has product MERSILIHFDNATGEVRVEAEGFEGLSCLSATQPFEEALGVVEGDRIFKDEAQTQQLRTTSTHSIRLRQ; this is encoded by the coding sequence ATGGAACGTTCAATACTGATTCATTTCGACAATGCTACAGGTGAAGTTCGAGTGGAAGCGGAGGGGTTCGAGGGGCTGAGTTGTTTATCGGCTACGCAACCTTTTGAAGAAGCACTTGGAGTTGTGGAGGGCGATCGCATTTTCAAGGATGAAGCTCAAACCCAACAACTTCGGACAACTTCAACTCACTCTATTCGCTTACGGCAGTAA
- a CDS encoding DUF1257 domain-containing protein, which produces MSHFSTVKTKLANRECLVQALEDLKLNPQVHETAQSLKGYYGGSQGQSAEIIVSGRTIKARADIGFKWNQSSGVYEVIHDSYETVPKLGQDFFSNKLMLAYGKRLVRAKAAELQEQFGECIIAEETNGSVQTLRLTFAGHQEVQQYVRR; this is translated from the coding sequence ATGTCGCATTTCTCAACAGTTAAAACTAAACTTGCTAACCGTGAATGTCTGGTACAAGCTTTAGAAGATTTGAAACTGAATCCGCAAGTTCACGAAACAGCACAATCACTAAAAGGATACTACGGTGGCTCTCAAGGACAAAGCGCTGAAATCATCGTATCTGGTCGCACCATAAAAGCCCGTGCAGACATCGGATTCAAGTGGAATCAGTCAAGCGGCGTGTACGAGGTAATACACGACAGTTATGAAACAGTTCCGAAGTTGGGACAAGACTTCTTTAGTAACAAGCTGATGTTGGCTTACGGTAAACGTTTGGTGAGAGCTAAAGCTGCTGAGTTACAAGAGCAGTTTGGGGAATGCATTATTGCTGAAGAAACTAACGGGAGTGTGCAAACTCTACGGCTGACTTTTGCTGGACATCAAGAAGTTCAACAGTACGTGAGGAGATGA
- a CDS encoding transposase codes for MTPNKNDCIPEQFRFGLVKSCPVVVNFNGEPVTSDAGLILIAELDRKREITSRLVACFKDYREPNKILHPVNGLIAQRIYGLIMGYEDVNDHETLRHDGIFALAVGKAINLEQEPITLAGKSTLNRIEHCPEDISSRADSRYHRIEHDASAIETLLVELFLVVEFFETLFPPSPDLKNDAAVFVDNSVWYCSLDYQTLDSWSRQRRVVAKVEYSYKEVDTRFVVTSLPVNKIPPGRLYTQKYCPRGNMENCLKEQKLGLHSDRTSTHTFEGNQLRLWFASIAYILMNALREQCLAKTEFKNATVEIIRTKLLKLGAVITIRKRRILIAISSACPYKEIFAMVYKSLSQLPCPG; via the coding sequence ATGACCCCAAATAAAAACGATTGTATACCGGAACAGTTCAGATTTGGACTAGTAAAATCATGTCCAGTTGTAGTTAATTTCAATGGTGAGCCTGTAACATCTGATGCAGGATTAATATTAATTGCGGAACTAGATAGAAAAAGAGAAATAACATCACGGCTGGTAGCATGTTTTAAAGATTACCGAGAGCCAAACAAAATTCTGCATCCAGTTAATGGCTTAATTGCACAAAGAATATATGGCTTAATCATGGGCTATGAAGATGTAAATGACCATGAAACTCTACGCCATGATGGGATATTCGCACTGGCAGTAGGAAAAGCAATTAATTTAGAACAAGAACCAATTACTCTGGCTGGAAAAAGTACCTTAAATCGGATCGAGCATTGTCCAGAAGATATCTCTTCAAGAGCAGATAGCCGATATCACCGTATTGAACATGATGCATCAGCCATAGAAACACTCCTAGTTGAGCTATTTTTAGTAGTCGAGTTTTTTGAAACCTTATTTCCTCCATCACCAGATTTAAAGAACGACGCAGCAGTATTTGTTGATAACTCAGTTTGGTATTGCTCTCTTGACTATCAAACTCTAGATAGTTGGAGCCGTCAGCGTCGTGTTGTCGCCAAAGTTGAATATAGCTATAAAGAAGTCGATACTCGCTTTGTAGTTACTTCGCTCCCTGTTAATAAAATCCCGCCAGGGCGACTTTATACTCAAAAGTACTGCCCACGCGGGAATATGGAAAATTGTTTAAAAGAACAAAAGCTAGGGTTACATAGTGATAGAACAAGTACCCATACGTTTGAAGGGAATCAATTACGTTTGTGGTTTGCGTCTATTGCTTATATTTTGATGAATGCTCTACGAGAACAATGTTTAGCAAAGACGGAATTCAAAAATGCAACTGTTGAGATTATACGCACAAAATTATTGAAGCTAGGAGCCGTCATTACTATTAGGAAACGACGAATTTTAATCGCAATTAGTAGTGCCTGCCCTTATAAAGAGATTTTCGCAATGGTTTATAAGAGTTTATCTCAATTACCTTGCCCTGGCTGA
- a CDS encoding Uma2 family endonuclease — MVFAQSSPPEVITSCLTLDEYRAMEETNPERHEYRNGEIITMSGGSVAHSAIASNFLIYLGFLLRDTNFRLYNSDLRVWIPEYQCGTYTDLMVVNGEPEFNGNRNDEILNPMLIVEVLSPSTEAYDRGDKFRKYRSIASFCEYLLVSQTEPYIEQYHNLDRNSNDRWLWQVHSHLERTIMLHSLNVEIPLTEIYRRINF; from the coding sequence GTGGTCTTTGCTCAAAGCAGTCCCCCAGAAGTAATAACAAGTTGCCTTACTTTAGACGAGTATCGGGCTATGGAAGAAACAAATCCAGAACGCCATGAATACCGCAACGGAGAGATTATTACTATGTCGGGAGGATCGGTTGCTCATAGCGCGATCGCTAGCAACTTCTTAATTTACTTAGGGTTTTTGCTTAGAGACACCAATTTTCGTTTGTATAACAGCGACTTGCGAGTTTGGATTCCTGAATATCAGTGTGGGACTTATACCGATTTGATGGTTGTGAATGGCGAACCAGAGTTCAATGGCAATCGTAATGATGAAATTCTGAATCCAATGCTTATTGTCGAAGTTTTATCACCCTCTACTGAAGCTTATGATCGCGGAGACAAGTTCAGAAAATATCGCTCGATTGCCAGTTTTTGTGAATATCTGCTTGTAAGTCAAACTGAACCTTATATTGAGCAGTATCACAACTTGGATCGTAACAGTAATGATCGCTGGCTATGGCAAGTTCACTCTCACCTTGAGCGGACGATTATGCTGCACAGTTTAAACGTAGAAATTCCCCTGACTGAAATCTATCGTCGGATTAATTTTTAG